GGGTGTGCGTGTGGCCGTGGAGCAGGAGGTCAATCTCGCCGGCACGCACAAGCGCCTGCGGATCAGGATCATCGGGAAGATCATACTTGTGGCGCTCGGGCGTGTGACTCAGCAGCACGCGCCAGGGACCGAACTCGGTCCGCACCCGGTTCTCCACGGCCGGATCCTTGTACCGGGCGCTGAAGACGCCGGGCACGGTGATGACCTCAGGTCCGAGGTCGCGCAGTACGTCGGCGTCGTCCTCGTCGTCGCCCAAATGCACGATCAGGTCGACACCC
This is a stretch of genomic DNA from Verrucomicrobiota bacterium. It encodes these proteins:
- a CDS encoding YfcE family phosphodiesterase produces the protein MRIGVMSDSHGELDHLLEAGRFLVEELGVDLIVHLGDDEDDADVLRDLGPEVITVPGVFSARYKDPAVENRVRTEFGPWRVLLSHTPERHKYDLPDDPDPQALVRAGEIDLLLHGHTHTPFVTEKGSAVIVNPGHLKSSDTKGHHASFACLEVQGRQLEVTVYALSTKSVLHNEVFTRA